Proteins encoded by one window of Maliibacterium massiliense:
- a CDS encoding MBL fold metallo-hydrolase, with protein MQKKRLQRILVTLVLIGIVAAAAAVLTPQAQGTELQLSPRPFTSASQQASSAQASLKLHVLDVGQGDCLLLQSGGEAMLVDAGHNADAEKILAYLDAQGVTELALAVGTHPHEDHIGSLDAVLDHLRVRRIWMPKAAHTTKTFEDVLDAVARSNLQVESPAPGDTFALGSATVRVLCPAPGETFDDLNDYSIVLEVTCGQTRFLLTGDAGKRSENAMLEAGVLRPVDVLKVGHHGSNGSSSEAFLSAVSPAYAVMTTEPGSSTHPGKKAYKRLQAAGAALYESAISGDIVFTSDGARITVSTEK; from the coding sequence ATGCAGAAAAAACGCCTGCAACGCATTTTGGTCACGCTGGTGCTCATCGGCATTGTGGCCGCCGCGGCCGCAGTGCTGACGCCCCAGGCCCAGGGTACCGAGCTGCAGCTCAGCCCCCGTCCCTTTACCTCCGCATCGCAGCAGGCGTCCTCTGCGCAGGCATCGCTTAAGCTGCACGTGCTGGACGTGGGCCAGGGGGACTGCCTGCTGCTTCAGAGCGGCGGGGAGGCGATGCTGGTGGATGCGGGACACAATGCGGACGCGGAGAAGATTCTCGCATACCTGGACGCCCAGGGCGTCACCGAGCTTGCGCTGGCAGTGGGCACCCACCCGCACGAGGACCACATCGGTTCGCTGGACGCGGTGCTGGACCACCTGCGTGTGCGGCGCATCTGGATGCCCAAAGCGGCGCACACAACCAAGACGTTTGAGGATGTGCTCGACGCCGTTGCGCGCAGCAACCTGCAGGTGGAAAGCCCTGCGCCGGGCGACACGTTTGCGCTGGGCAGCGCCACGGTGCGCGTGCTGTGCCCCGCGCCTGGGGAGACGTTTGACGATTTGAACGATTACTCCATCGTGCTGGAGGTGACGTGTGGTCAGACGCGCTTCCTGCTTACTGGAGACGCGGGCAAAAGGAGTGAGAACGCGATGCTAGAGGCAGGCGTGCTGCGCCCCGTGGACGTGCTCAAAGTGGGGCACCATGGCAGCAATGGTTCCTCCAGCGAGGCGTTTCTCTCCGCGGTGTCGCCCGCCTACGCGGTGATGACCACTGAGCCTGGCTCCAGCACCCACCCGGGCAAAAAGGCGTACAAGCGCCTGCAGGCTGCGGGCGCGGCGCTCTATGAGAGCGCCATATCGGGGGACATCGTCTTTACCTCTGATGGCGCGCGCATCACTGTATCCACAGAGAAGTAG
- the eno gene encoding phosphopyruvate hydratase, whose translation MKQDFRIASLYGMQILDSRGTPTLRACVTLEGGVEAWASVPSGASTGKFEACELRDGGEAYGGKGVLRAAGHIADPIAALLKGQDVRDQQEIDARMRAMDGTEQKSNLGANAMLAVSLACAHAAAAASGLALYRYLGGVHGVTLPVPMMNIFNGGEHAGNNVDIQEFMVMPVGAARFSEALRMGVEVYHALGRLLHARGLSTAVGDEGGYAPNVDNEEQALQLIVEAIEQAGLRPGQDVCIALDAATSDWLQQDRYVFPKKGSSMRAEELLQYFSYLADKYPIVSIEDPLAQDDFEGFAHATRQLGDAIQVVGDDLFVTNTDRLRCGIQAGSANAILIKPNQIGTLSETLEAVRVAVRHGYGTILSHRSGETEDTTIADIAVATNAGQIKTGAPARSERTCKYNRLLAIERMLGDAAIYPGRGILRGK comes from the coding sequence ATGAAACAGGATTTTCGCATAGCATCGCTCTATGGGATGCAGATACTTGACTCGCGCGGCACGCCCACGCTGCGCGCGTGCGTCACGCTGGAGGGCGGCGTGGAGGCCTGGGCAAGCGTGCCCTCGGGCGCGTCTACGGGCAAGTTTGAGGCCTGTGAGCTGCGCGATGGCGGCGAGGCCTACGGCGGCAAGGGCGTGTTGCGTGCTGCGGGGCACATCGCCGATCCCATCGCGGCGCTGCTCAAAGGGCAGGATGTGCGCGATCAGCAGGAGATCGACGCGCGCATGCGCGCCATGGACGGCACGGAGCAGAAGAGCAACCTGGGCGCCAACGCGATGCTGGCGGTGTCGCTGGCCTGCGCCCACGCGGCTGCGGCGGCCAGCGGCCTTGCGCTCTATCGCTACCTGGGTGGCGTGCACGGCGTGACGCTGCCCGTGCCCATGATGAACATCTTCAACGGCGGGGAGCACGCGGGCAACAACGTGGATATCCAGGAGTTTATGGTCATGCCGGTGGGGGCGGCGCGCTTCAGCGAGGCGCTGCGCATGGGCGTGGAGGTGTACCACGCGCTGGGCCGACTGTTGCACGCGCGCGGCCTATCCACCGCCGTGGGCGACGAGGGCGGTTACGCGCCCAATGTGGACAACGAGGAGCAGGCGCTGCAGCTGATCGTGGAGGCGATCGAGCAGGCGGGTCTGCGCCCAGGTCAGGACGTGTGCATCGCGCTGGACGCAGCTACGAGCGACTGGCTGCAGCAGGACAGGTACGTATTCCCCAAAAAGGGCAGCAGCATGCGCGCGGAAGAGCTGCTGCAGTACTTTTCGTACCTGGCGGACAAATACCCCATCGTCTCCATCGAGGACCCGCTGGCGCAGGATGATTTTGAAGGGTTTGCCCACGCCACGCGGCAGCTGGGCGATGCCATACAGGTGGTGGGGGACGACCTGTTTGTCACCAATACCGATAGGCTGCGCTGCGGCATCCAGGCGGGCAGCGCCAATGCCATTTTGATCAAACCCAACCAGATCGGCACCCTCTCCGAGACGCTGGAGGCCGTGCGCGTGGCCGTGCGCCACGGCTACGGCACCATCCTCTCCCACCGCAGCGGCGAGACGGAGGACACCACCATTGCGGATATCGCGGTGGCCACCAACGCGGGGCAGATCAAGACGGGCGCGCCGGCGCGCAGCGAGCGCACCTGCAAGTACAACCGCCTGCTGGCCATCGAGCGGATGCTGGGAGACGCCGCCATCTATCCGGGGCGCGGTATCCTGCGGGGAAAATAA
- a CDS encoding YwqG family protein, which yields MDIRQDLEALQRNAIHLRIQGQASQGPGSTRFGGQPDVPDDFVWPTFEAEGLEDGVMLRRPLSFLAQFNCADMAPLDKEGLLPRTGVLSFFYETVSQRWGFDPKDAGCARVYWFADEAALVPAAFPEALAEECCFPRVGINACMADSVADWEDYAYLRDLPDELYETFAQARETMGYQQPEECSKLLGWPDIIQNNMTQECELIARGHYLGGYWDDIPEEDLQAAQETSIDTWRLLLQLDVVDQGDFTLMFGDGGRLYFYMRKEDLQNRRFDRMWLIQQCG from the coding sequence TTGGATATCAGGCAGGATCTTGAGGCGCTGCAAAGAAACGCCATACATCTGCGCATCCAGGGGCAGGCATCCCAAGGACCCGGCAGTACGCGCTTTGGCGGTCAGCCGGATGTGCCCGATGACTTTGTCTGGCCCACATTTGAGGCGGAGGGGCTGGAGGACGGCGTGATGCTACGGCGGCCGCTTAGCTTCCTGGCACAGTTTAACTGTGCGGATATGGCACCGCTGGATAAAGAGGGCTTATTGCCACGCACGGGTGTGCTGTCCTTCTTTTATGAGACGGTATCCCAGAGATGGGGATTCGATCCCAAAGACGCGGGATGCGCCAGGGTGTATTGGTTTGCGGATGAGGCGGCGCTCGTGCCCGCGGCGTTTCCTGAGGCGCTGGCGGAGGAATGCTGCTTCCCACGCGTGGGGATCAACGCGTGCATGGCGGATTCCGTTGCGGACTGGGAGGATTACGCGTATCTGCGCGACCTGCCCGACGAATTATATGAGACCTTTGCGCAGGCGCGCGAGACGATGGGATATCAACAGCCTGAGGAGTGCTCCAAACTGCTGGGATGGCCGGACATTATCCAGAACAATATGACGCAGGAGTGCGAACTCATTGCCCGCGGGCACTACCTGGGAGGATATTGGGACGATATCCCAGAGGAGGATTTGCAGGCGGCCCAGGAAACGTCCATTGACACCTGGCGCCTGCTGTTGCAGCTGGACGTGGTCGATCAGGGGGACTTTACGCTGATGTTTGGCGATGGCGGCCGCCTGTATTTCTATATGCGCAAAGAGGATTTGCAAAACCGCCGGTTTGATCGGATGTGGCTGATA